In a genomic window of Sporosarcina trichiuri:
- a CDS encoding TetR/AcrR family transcriptional regulator, which yields MTEKKEMIIKKAAELFAKNGYDATSIQQITDACGISKGSFYLSFKSKESLLGGIITYFSEKIVNRIEGVFIGESTSASRFEHSLSIYFEELDDYSSFILTLIREQANPMNESMRDQMESMRKKMYLTQEKLLIDLYGEEYRDRMPDLITMLNGIIKGYIELIVISNGTLDHKNLPAFIRNTMDAIASAVETPFLTRDQLIEFQFTEGPAEMTAEELVAALEEVMKDPDAPEEEIVSAEMIRTELMTGKPRRAVLSGMATNLTKSRSAKQAAEGLSVWLSGE from the coding sequence GTGACAGAAAAAAAGGAAATGATCATCAAGAAAGCGGCGGAACTGTTTGCAAAGAATGGGTATGACGCAACATCCATCCAGCAGATCACCGATGCCTGCGGAATATCGAAAGGCTCTTTTTATTTATCATTCAAATCGAAGGAAAGTCTTCTTGGGGGTATCATCACGTATTTCAGTGAAAAAATCGTCAATCGGATCGAGGGTGTGTTCATCGGGGAAAGCACAAGTGCAAGCCGGTTTGAACACTCGCTATCCATCTATTTCGAGGAACTGGATGACTACTCATCGTTCATCCTCACCCTGATCAGGGAGCAGGCGAATCCGATGAATGAATCTATGAGGGACCAGATGGAAAGTATGCGGAAAAAGATGTATCTGACACAGGAAAAACTGCTGATCGATCTGTACGGGGAAGAGTATCGGGACCGGATGCCTGATCTGATCACGATGCTGAATGGCATCATTAAAGGGTATATTGAACTGATTGTAATCAGTAACGGAACGTTGGATCATAAAAATCTGCCAGCATTCATCCGGAATACGATGGATGCGATCGCATCGGCTGTCGAGACACCTTTTCTGACCCGAGATCAGCTGATCGAGTTTCAATTCACGGAGGGGCCGGCGGAGATGACGGCCGAAGAACTGGTCGCCGCACTTGAAGAGGTCATGAAAGACCCTGACGCACCTGAAGAGGAAATTGTCAGCGCGGAAATGATCCGCACGGAGCTAATGACAGGCAAGCCGAGGCGGGCTGTCCTCTCCGGCATGGCAACCAATCTGACAAAGAGCAGGTCAGCGAAACAGGCAGCAGAAGGACTTTCCGTCTGGCTTTCCGGTGAGTAA
- a CDS encoding efflux RND transporter permease subunit, translated as MNPIINFVMKNKLAVWILTIIITAAGIYSGTRMKLETIPDITVPIVSVTTIYPGAPPQQVDDELAAPLERLMRNLKGVSAVSSTSYQNASSLQIEYKFGTDMKAAEEDVKESLSSFDLPENAEEPSVGRISINAFPILGLSVSEEGASLEDLTSHVQNDLVPSLEGIDGVSDVAVTGQQVEEVQLTFLPDKLKQYNLDEKTVRQLIQATDMKMPLGLLGFGSEEQSVVVDGKLTTIEELKKLEIPITPQAPAAGAADSAALQSGLSGQPDGQMPGQMPADIQLPAVTLGDIADIEEVGKAESISRTNGKEAISLQITKSQDANTVTVANGVKDKIEQYQKDNKDFTISTTLDQGEPIEQSIETMLSKAIFGALFAVVIILLFLRNFKSTLISIISIPLSLLIAVLLLNQMDITLNIMTLGAMTVAIGRVIDDSIVVVENIYRRMHLPDEKLKGRELIRESTKQMIRPILSSTLVTIAVFVPLGLVSGMVGELFMPFALTVVFALLASLLVAITIVPMMAHSLFRKQLDGTVKAKKEHHGRLALSYRRMLEWSLNHKVITALISIALLVGSLFLIPKVGVSFLPDEEQKTMYITYTPAPGEPLETVDENAEKAEDLLLGKDDVETVQVSVGGQNPMAPGASNGGLLFVTFDEDTPEFTKVKDDTLAELQNMKTDGEWKSQDFAATGASSQVSYGIYGSSLKDLQAAAEEVETVLTDNKELKDPKTSLSRTYKEYTLEADQEKLTQAGLTTAQIGGVLYPDTRKDVLTKLDQDGRSIDVVIHKDTESLKSIDDLLKQTVMSPLGKEIPVSDLVTVKEGTTSDTVSRKDGKLYASVTADITSKDVGSVSADVQKQIDKLDLPSGVQVKSAGVTEDIAEAFTQLGLAMLAAIAIVYLILVITFGGGLAPLAILFSLPFTVIGALVGLLIAGETISVSAMIGLLMLIGIVVTNAIVLIDRVIHQEQAGSPTREALLEAGATRLRPILMTALATIGALIPLAIGAEGSGLISKGLGVTVIGGLVSSTLLTLVFVPIVYEFLGKFRRKKTAARM; from the coding sequence ATGAACCCGATCATCAATTTTGTCATGAAGAACAAGTTAGCGGTATGGATCTTGACAATCATCATTACAGCGGCCGGCATCTATTCCGGCACGCGAATGAAACTCGAAACCATTCCGGATATCACAGTGCCGATCGTCAGTGTGACGACCATCTATCCAGGAGCGCCCCCCCAGCAGGTCGATGATGAACTGGCAGCACCTCTTGAGAGGCTGATGCGCAACTTGAAAGGCGTCTCCGCAGTCAGTTCCACGTCCTACCAGAATGCCTCCTCCCTCCAGATCGAGTACAAATTCGGCACGGATATGAAGGCCGCTGAAGAAGACGTAAAAGAATCCCTCAGCAGCTTCGATCTTCCGGAAAACGCGGAAGAACCATCGGTAGGAAGAATCAGCATCAACGCGTTTCCGATCCTCGGACTGAGTGTCTCAGAAGAAGGAGCTTCGCTTGAAGACCTCACGAGCCATGTCCAGAACGACCTTGTGCCATCTCTGGAAGGTATCGACGGTGTATCGGACGTCGCAGTGACCGGCCAGCAGGTCGAGGAAGTCCAGCTTACGTTCCTCCCTGACAAATTGAAGCAGTATAATCTGGATGAAAAGACGGTCAGGCAGCTGATTCAGGCAACTGATATGAAAATGCCGCTCGGACTGCTGGGATTCGGCAGTGAAGAACAATCAGTCGTCGTTGATGGTAAACTGACCACCATTGAAGAGCTGAAAAAGCTTGAAATCCCGATTACACCGCAAGCCCCTGCTGCCGGGGCAGCTGACAGTGCTGCTCTGCAGAGCGGGCTGTCCGGGCAGCCCGACGGACAGATGCCGGGTCAGATGCCTGCTGACATCCAACTGCCTGCCGTAACACTTGGCGACATTGCGGATATCGAAGAGGTCGGCAAAGCCGAGTCCATCTCCCGCACGAACGGAAAAGAAGCGATCTCCCTGCAAATCACGAAATCGCAGGATGCCAACACTGTAACAGTTGCCAATGGCGTCAAGGATAAAATTGAGCAATATCAGAAAGACAATAAGGATTTCACGATTTCCACTACGCTCGATCAGGGGGAACCGATTGAACAATCCATCGAAACGATGCTCAGCAAAGCGATATTCGGTGCATTATTCGCAGTCGTCATCATTTTGCTGTTCCTGCGTAATTTCAAGTCGACCCTGATTTCGATCATCTCGATACCGCTGTCCCTGCTCATTGCAGTCCTTCTGCTGAATCAGATGGACATTACACTCAACATCATGACGCTCGGTGCCATGACCGTTGCGATCGGCCGGGTGATCGATGACTCGATTGTCGTCGTCGAAAATATCTACCGGCGCATGCATCTCCCGGATGAGAAGCTGAAGGGCCGGGAGCTCATACGGGAATCGACGAAACAGATGATCCGGCCGATCTTGTCCTCCACCCTTGTGACCATTGCCGTTTTCGTACCGCTCGGACTCGTCAGCGGTATGGTCGGTGAGCTGTTCATGCCGTTCGCTCTGACTGTCGTGTTCGCACTGCTCGCTTCCCTGCTTGTCGCCATCACGATCGTTCCGATGATGGCCCACTCGCTGTTCCGGAAACAACTGGACGGAACGGTGAAGGCGAAGAAAGAGCACCATGGCAGACTCGCACTCAGCTACAGGCGGATGCTTGAGTGGTCGCTGAACCATAAAGTGATTACAGCGCTGATTTCGATCGCCCTGCTCGTCGGCAGTCTTTTCCTCATCCCGAAAGTGGGCGTCAGCTTCCTGCCGGATGAAGAGCAGAAAACGATGTACATCACCTATACGCCAGCACCTGGCGAGCCGCTTGAAACCGTGGATGAAAATGCGGAGAAAGCGGAAGATCTGCTGCTCGGTAAGGACGATGTGGAAACGGTTCAAGTATCAGTCGGCGGGCAGAACCCGATGGCGCCGGGAGCGTCAAACGGCGGCCTGCTATTCGTCACATTCGATGAAGATACACCGGAATTCACGAAAGTGAAAGATGACACGCTTGCGGAACTGCAGAATATGAAGACGGACGGTGAATGGAAATCCCAGGATTTCGCAGCAACCGGAGCGAGCAGCCAGGTGAGCTATGGCATCTATGGCAGCAGCCTGAAAGATCTGCAGGCCGCTGCTGAAGAAGTCGAAACTGTCTTGACAGATAACAAGGAACTGAAAGATCCGAAAACCAGCTTATCCCGCACCTACAAGGAATACACACTGGAAGCCGATCAGGAGAAACTGACGCAAGCCGGCTTGACGACTGCACAGATCGGCGGTGTGCTGTATCCGGATACGCGGAAAGATGTTCTGACCAAATTGGATCAGGACGGCCGTTCCATCGATGTGGTCATCCATAAGGATACCGAGTCACTGAAATCGATCGACGACCTGCTGAAACAGACGGTCATGTCCCCTCTCGGCAAGGAAATTCCGGTTTCCGACCTGGTCACTGTCAAGGAAGGCACTACATCGGATACAGTGTCCCGGAAAGACGGAAAGCTGTACGCCAGTGTGACAGCGGACATCACCTCCAAAGATGTCGGAAGTGTCTCGGCCGACGTTCAGAAACAGATCGACAAACTCGATCTGCCGTCCGGCGTCCAGGTGAAATCAGCAGGTGTGACAGAAGATATCGCGGAAGCTTTCACCCAGCTCGGACTGGCGATGCTTGCTGCCATCGCAATTGTCTATCTGATTCTCGTCATCACGTTCGGCGGAGGACTTGCGCCGCTTGCAATTCTCTTCTCGCTGCCATTCACAGTCATCGGAGCCCTCGTCGGTCTGCTGATTGCAGGCGAAACGATCAGTGTATCCGCGATGATCGGACTGCTGATGCTCATCGGTATCGTCGTCACGAACGCCATCGTGCTGATCGATAGGGTCATCCACCAGGAACAGGCCGGTTCACCGACCCGTGAAGCACTCCTCGAAGCCGGCGCCACACGTCTGCGCCCTATCCTGATGACCGCACTGGCTACGATCGGTGCACTCATACCGTTAGCGATCGGCGCGGAAGGCAGCGGGCTGATCTCGAAAGGACTCGGCGTTACCGTTATCGGCGGTTTGGTGAGTTCCACATTGCTGACACTGGTCTTCGTACCGATTGTCTATGAATTCCTCGGTAAGTTCAGAAGGAAAAAAACTGCAGCCCGGATGTAA